The following coding sequences are from one Streptomyces sp. NBC_00536 window:
- a CDS encoding DUF58 domain-containing protein has protein sequence MSAGTPGGAGEGAGVRAALSGLTTRGRSFLAAGVAAALCAYVLGQAELLRVGLLLTVLPLICVYALHRTRYRVSGSRRLTPMRVPAGAEARVQLRMDNVSRLPTGLLMLQDRVPYVLGPRPRFVLDRVEPGGRREVSYRVRSDLRGRYPLGPLQLRLADPFGLVELTRSFSTYDTLTVIPRTEPLPPVRLAGESSGYGDGSLRALALAGDDDVIPRGYRQGDDLRRVHWRSTARYGELMVRREEQPQRSRATVLLDTRRLAYEGAGPDSAFEWAVSGAASTLVHLLERGFSVRLLTDTGNSVPSEGAGGFSSGGQESAEAAGLMMDTLAIVGHSDGAGLSRAHDAVRGGHDGLLVAFFGELDDVQTSMAAKMRGRSGGAVAFVVDTDAWADPAVVPSGPPSALAERLRQLRDAGWTAVAVPPGTSFADLWRQAGAGQGQDHAVNTSGGRP, from the coding sequence ATGAGCGCCGGTACCCCTGGCGGTGCCGGCGAGGGCGCCGGAGTGCGCGCGGCGCTCTCCGGTCTCACCACCCGCGGCCGGTCCTTCCTGGCCGCGGGGGTCGCCGCCGCCCTCTGCGCCTACGTGCTGGGCCAGGCCGAGCTGCTGCGCGTCGGACTGCTGCTCACCGTCCTGCCGCTGATCTGCGTCTACGCCCTCCACCGGACCCGCTACCGGGTCTCCGGCAGCCGTCGGCTGACCCCGATGCGGGTGCCCGCGGGCGCCGAGGCCCGCGTACAGCTGCGGATGGACAACGTCTCGCGGCTGCCCACCGGCCTGCTGATGCTCCAGGACCGGGTGCCCTACGTGCTCGGGCCCCGGCCCCGCTTCGTGCTGGACCGGGTGGAGCCGGGCGGCCGCCGCGAGGTGTCCTACCGGGTCCGCTCCGACCTGCGCGGGCGCTACCCGCTCGGCCCGCTCCAGCTGCGCCTGGCCGACCCCTTCGGGCTGGTCGAGCTGACCCGCTCGTTCAGCACCTACGACACCCTCACCGTGATCCCCCGCACCGAACCGCTGCCGCCCGTGCGCCTGGCCGGGGAGTCCTCCGGCTACGGCGACGGCAGCCTGCGCGCGCTCGCCCTCGCCGGGGACGACGACGTGATCCCGCGCGGCTACCGGCAGGGCGACGACCTGCGCCGCGTCCACTGGCGCTCCACCGCCCGCTACGGCGAACTGATGGTGCGCCGCGAGGAACAGCCGCAGCGCAGCCGGGCGACCGTGCTCCTGGACACCCGGCGCCTCGCCTACGAGGGCGCGGGGCCCGACTCGGCCTTCGAATGGGCCGTCTCCGGCGCCGCCTCCACCCTGGTCCACCTGCTGGAGCGGGGCTTCTCCGTCCGGCTGCTGACCGACACCGGGAACTCGGTGCCCAGCGAGGGCGCGGGCGGCTTCTCCTCCGGCGGCCAGGAGTCCGCCGAGGCGGCCGGGCTGATGATGGACACCCTCGCGATCGTCGGGCACTCCGACGGGGCCGGGCTCTCCCGGGCCCACGACGCGGTGCGCGGCGGCCACGACGGGCTGCTCGTCGCCTTCTTCGGCGAGCTGGACGACGTACAGACCTCGATGGCCGCGAAGATGCGCGGCCGGTCCGGCGGGGCGGTCGCCTTCGTGGTGGACACCGACGCCTGGGCCGACCCGGCGGTGGTCCCGAGCGGGCCGCCGTCCGCGCTGGCCGAGCGGCTGCGGCAGCTGCGCGACGCGGGCTGGACCGCGGTCGCCGTACCGCCCGGGACCTCCTTCGCCGATCTGTGGCGGCAGGCGGGCGCCGGCCAGGGCCAGGACCATGCTGTGAACACCTCCGGAGGCAGGCCATGA
- a CDS encoding transglutaminase family protein — MSGRARLTLFALLATLLTSGALLPLVHPATWIVQAAALAAVQSAVGAGARRIPLARPLTVAAQLVVTLLLLMLLFAGKGASTGSGPLSYLVTDFGGLYGQGMRDVGEFAMPAPLTDGIRLLLISGVLLIGLLVDMLAVTVRAAAAAGLPLLALYSVAAGLGGGGGASWLWFVLSGCGYLLLLLAESRDRLTQWGRVFGGAAPGGRPARTGLSAGSRPLAPVRTGRRIGAVALGLALAVPAALPALSSGLLDSQGGSGGGGGLGTGVAQAVNPLVALQDSLNTQDNREVLKYRTDSKELSDQYLRILSLDQFDGVKWEASARPLSDVPQRLPNPPGLSRDLLAGSAEIRTSISASGTYAQRYLPMPYPATTVDVRGRWRFEPVGRTLVGEQLGKDKYQNAQGAQYTVRSVELRPTADQLAAAPPAAPEVLGENTRLPDNLPSVVADTARKVTQGTRGDYAKAVKLQDYFAVNGGFTYDTKVASGSGSQAIAKFLADKRGFCIHFSFSMATMARSLGIPARVAVGFAPGTKQGDGSVVVTMRDAHAWPELYFEGVGWTRFEPTPQRGSAPSYTRPDTPVAQPSASAPVLPSASATDPAPAPSQSQDCPQEQRRLGECGAAAASAGGGSGGVPVGAILAWTAPAVAVALLPLVPLLWRRRVRSRRLRSGDPLEAWRELGDAAWDVGITPDEALSPRAAAARIVARGRLEGDPAEAVRRVAGAVERALYAPPSATPAAPALSPDVLAARAALLSTASRPTRLRALLAPRSAARVRWTAAARWSTLTQRATTLTHRLIPRRG; from the coding sequence ATGAGCGGCCGGGCGAGACTGACCCTCTTCGCGCTGCTGGCGACCCTGCTCACCTCGGGCGCCCTGCTGCCCCTGGTGCATCCGGCGACCTGGATCGTGCAGGCGGCGGCGCTGGCCGCCGTACAGAGCGCGGTCGGCGCCGGCGCCCGGCGGATACCGCTGGCGCGCCCGCTGACGGTGGCCGCGCAGCTGGTGGTGACGCTGCTCCTGCTCATGCTGCTCTTCGCCGGAAAGGGCGCCTCCACGGGCTCGGGGCCGCTGTCGTACCTGGTGACGGACTTCGGCGGGCTGTACGGGCAGGGGATGCGGGACGTCGGCGAGTTCGCGATGCCCGCGCCGCTGACCGACGGCATCCGGCTGCTGCTGATCTCCGGGGTGCTGCTGATCGGGCTGCTCGTGGACATGCTGGCGGTGACCGTACGGGCCGCCGCGGCGGCCGGGCTGCCGCTGCTCGCGCTGTACTCGGTGGCCGCCGGACTGGGCGGCGGCGGGGGCGCGTCCTGGCTGTGGTTCGTCCTGTCCGGCTGCGGCTACCTGCTGCTGCTCCTGGCCGAGAGCCGGGACCGCCTCACCCAGTGGGGCCGGGTCTTCGGCGGCGCGGCCCCGGGCGGGCGCCCGGCGCGTACGGGCCTGAGCGCCGGAAGCCGTCCGCTGGCCCCCGTCCGCACCGGCCGGCGGATCGGCGCGGTCGCCCTCGGGCTCGCCCTCGCGGTCCCGGCGGCCCTGCCCGCGCTCAGCAGCGGACTGCTGGACTCCCAGGGCGGCTCCGGCGGCGGCGGGGGCCTGGGCACCGGGGTCGCGCAGGCGGTCAACCCGCTGGTGGCCCTCCAGGACAGCCTCAACACGCAGGACAACCGCGAGGTGCTGAAGTACCGCACGGACAGCAAGGAACTCTCCGACCAGTACCTGCGGATCCTCTCCCTCGACCAGTTCGACGGGGTCAAGTGGGAGGCCTCCGCGCGCCCGCTGAGCGACGTCCCGCAGCGGCTGCCGAACCCGCCCGGGCTGAGCCGGGACCTCCTGGCGGGCTCCGCCGAGATCCGCACCAGCATCTCGGCGTCGGGCACCTACGCCCAGCGCTACCTGCCGATGCCCTATCCGGCGACCACCGTGGACGTCCGCGGGCGCTGGCGGTTCGAGCCGGTCGGGCGGACCCTGGTCGGCGAGCAGCTGGGCAAGGACAAGTACCAGAACGCCCAGGGCGCGCAGTACACCGTGCGCAGCGTCGAGCTGCGGCCCACGGCCGACCAGCTCGCGGCGGCCCCGCCCGCCGCGCCCGAGGTCCTCGGCGAGAACACCCGGCTGCCGGACAACCTGCCGTCGGTGGTCGCGGACACGGCCCGCAAGGTCACCCAGGGCACGCGGGGCGACTACGCGAAGGCGGTCAAGCTCCAGGACTACTTCGCCGTCAACGGCGGCTTCACCTACGACACCAAGGTCGCCTCGGGCAGCGGCTCGCAGGCCATCGCGAAGTTCCTCGCGGACAAGCGGGGCTTCTGCATCCACTTCTCCTTCTCGATGGCGACGATGGCCCGCTCGCTCGGGATCCCGGCCCGGGTCGCCGTCGGCTTCGCGCCGGGCACCAAGCAGGGCGACGGCAGCGTGGTCGTGACCATGCGGGACGCGCACGCCTGGCCCGAGCTGTACTTCGAGGGCGTGGGCTGGACCCGCTTCGAACCGACCCCGCAGCGGGGCTCGGCGCCCTCGTACACCCGGCCGGACACCCCGGTCGCGCAGCCGTCCGCCTCGGCCCCGGTGCTCCCCTCGGCCTCGGCCACCGATCCGGCCCCCGCCCCCTCCCAGTCCCAGGACTGCCCGCAGGAGCAGCGGCGGCTCGGCGAATGCGGGGCCGCGGCGGCGAGCGCGGGCGGCGGGAGCGGCGGCGTCCCGGTCGGCGCGATCCTCGCCTGGACCGCGCCGGCGGTCGCTGTGGCCCTCCTCCCCCTCGTCCCGCTCCTGTGGCGGCGCCGGGTTCGTTCCCGGCGGCTGCGCTCCGGGGATCCGCTGGAGGCCTGGCGGGAGCTGGGGGACGCGGCGTGGGACGTCGGCATCACCCCCGACGAGGCGCTGTCGCCGCGGGCGGCGGCGGCACGGATCGTGGCGCGGGGCCGTCTGGAAGGGGATCCCGCCGAGGCCGTGCGGCGGGTCGCGGGGGCGGTGGAACGCGCCCTGTACGCGCCCCCGTCCGCGACGCCCGCCGCGCCCGCCCTCTCCCCGGACGTCCTGGCGGCGCGCGCCGCCCTCCTCTCGACGGCCTCCCGCCCGACCCGCCTACGGGCCCTGCTGGCCCCCCGCTCGGCGGCCCGCGTCCGCTGGACGGCCGCGGCCCGCTGGTCCACCCTGACCCAGCGCGCCACCACCCTCACCCACCGCCTCATCCCCCGCCGCGGCTAG
- a CDS encoding TetR/AcrR family transcriptional regulator: protein MDSSSTGTGTGRRQATRQKLYEAAVTLIAEQGFSATTVDEIAERAGVAKGTVYYNFASKTDLFEELLRHGVGLLTVSLRTAAEETEARGGTRVEALDQMIRAGLVFIDRYPAFTQLYVAELWRTNRAWQSTLMVVRREAVAVVETVLREGVERGELSEEIDVPLTAAALVGMVLVAALDWQSFQSERSIDDVHSALSLLLRGRVSGSR from the coding sequence ATGGACAGCAGCAGCACCGGTACCGGCACGGGCCGACGCCAGGCCACGCGGCAGAAGCTCTACGAAGCGGCCGTCACGCTCATCGCCGAACAGGGTTTCTCCGCGACCACGGTCGACGAGATCGCCGAACGGGCGGGAGTCGCGAAGGGCACCGTCTACTACAACTTCGCGAGCAAGACCGACCTCTTCGAGGAGCTGCTGCGGCACGGCGTGGGGCTGCTGACCGTCTCCCTGCGGACCGCCGCCGAGGAGACCGAAGCGCGCGGCGGCACCCGGGTCGAGGCGCTCGACCAGATGATTCGGGCCGGGCTCGTCTTCATCGACCGCTACCCGGCCTTCACCCAGCTCTACGTCGCCGAACTCTGGCGCACCAACCGGGCCTGGCAGTCCACCCTCATGGTGGTCCGCCGGGAGGCGGTGGCCGTGGTCGAGACCGTGCTGCGGGAAGGGGTCGAGCGGGGGGAACTCAGCGAGGAGATCGATGTGCCGCTGACGGCGGCCGCGCTCGTGGGGATGGTGCTGGTGGCCGCGCTGGACTGGCAGTCGTTCCAGAGCGAGCGGTCGATCGACGACGTGCACTCGGCGCTGTCGCTGCTGCTGCGGGGGCGGGTGAGCGGGTCCCGGTGA
- a CDS encoding YhgE/Pip domain-containing protein: MRSPKLAALELKRFGRGKLPAAALVALLLLPLLYGALYLCSFWDPYSRLDKIPVALVNADKGADAAGKHIAAGDQISKKLRDSKTFQWHEVDADEAAKGLEKGKYYLSLTMPADFSQKIASSSGEDPTTSALQVRTNDANNYIVGSISRTVFAEVRSAASTNASRGFLDKIFVSFSDLHDKTAEAADGAQKLKDGAGKAKQGAQDLADGLDTAKEKTGELAGGIKKLDTAAGQLESGTKDIASGTQTLADKVHGAADTARPLIKDPKTLSDTAVLVADTAQTVNKHLDTFTKKAPDALRVSQRVSTGAASVYEDMCTKATGPQPASCPTLKRVKDDAAEAVGLTSDVNTLVKDSSGDLGKLKGQLSTLETQARDLAAKAPALSSDLDAAVAKVDALNGGAHKVAKGMAQLHTGLGTAATGSSGLESGVGKLGDGAHSLDGGMFKLVDGTGDLATGLHDGVSKIPDYDQPQRDARTEVMADPVKLANQSLHKAPNYGTGFAPYFIPLSLWVGAMVAYMLIAPLNKRALAAGASPWRIALAGWLPVAGLGILQVGALMSVLHWGLGLEMARPALTIGFLAVVTGCFAAMVQWLNAKFGAAGRILVLVVLMLQLTSAGGTYPVQTSPGFFNWIHPYLPMSYVVEGLRRLITGGDLTPVWTGLGVLAAFTAGALALTALAARGKQVWSMSRLHPDLSL; this comes from the coding sequence ATGCGCTCGCCGAAGCTCGCCGCGCTTGAGCTGAAGCGGTTCGGCCGGGGGAAGCTGCCCGCCGCCGCGCTCGTGGCCCTCCTCCTGCTCCCGCTGCTCTACGGCGCGCTCTACCTCTGCTCGTTCTGGGACCCGTACAGCCGCCTCGACAAGATCCCGGTCGCGCTCGTCAACGCCGACAAGGGCGCCGACGCGGCGGGCAAGCACATCGCCGCGGGCGACCAGATCAGCAAGAAGCTGCGCGACAGCAAGACCTTCCAGTGGCACGAGGTGGACGCCGACGAGGCGGCCAAGGGCCTGGAGAAGGGGAAGTACTACCTCTCCCTCACCATGCCCGCCGACTTCAGCCAGAAGATCGCCTCCAGCTCCGGTGAGGACCCCACCACCAGCGCGCTGCAGGTCCGCACCAACGACGCGAACAACTACATCGTCGGGTCGATCTCGCGCACCGTCTTCGCCGAGGTCCGTTCCGCCGCGTCCACCAATGCCTCCCGCGGTTTCCTCGACAAGATCTTCGTCTCCTTCTCCGACCTGCACGACAAGACGGCCGAGGCCGCCGACGGCGCCCAGAAGCTCAAGGACGGCGCCGGCAAGGCCAAGCAGGGCGCCCAGGACCTCGCCGACGGTCTCGACACCGCCAAGGAGAAGACCGGCGAGCTGGCGGGAGGGATCAAGAAGCTCGACACCGCCGCCGGACAGCTGGAGAGCGGTACGAAGGACATCGCGTCCGGCACCCAGACCCTCGCGGACAAGGTGCACGGCGCCGCCGACACGGCGCGCCCGCTGATCAAGGACCCCAAGACGCTCTCGGACACGGCCGTACTGGTCGCCGACACCGCGCAGACGGTCAACAAGCACCTCGACACCTTCACCAAGAAGGCGCCGGACGCCCTGCGCGTCAGCCAGCGGGTCTCCACCGGCGCGGCCTCCGTCTACGAGGACATGTGCACCAAGGCCACCGGCCCGCAGCCCGCCTCCTGCCCCACGCTCAAGCGGGTCAAGGACGACGCGGCCGAGGCCGTCGGGCTGACCTCCGACGTCAACACCCTGGTCAAGGATTCGAGCGGTGACCTCGGCAAGCTCAAGGGCCAGCTGTCCACCCTGGAGACGCAGGCCCGTGACCTCGCCGCGAAGGCCCCGGCGCTCTCTTCCGACCTCGACGCGGCCGTGGCCAAGGTCGACGCCCTGAACGGCGGGGCCCACAAGGTCGCCAAGGGCATGGCCCAGCTGCACACCGGCCTCGGCACCGCCGCCACCGGCTCCTCCGGCCTGGAGAGCGGCGTCGGCAAGCTCGGCGACGGCGCCCACAGCCTCGACGGCGGCATGTTCAAGCTGGTCGACGGCACGGGCGACCTCGCCACCGGCCTGCACGACGGCGTGAGCAAGATCCCCGACTACGACCAGCCGCAGCGCGACGCCCGCACCGAGGTCATGGCCGACCCGGTCAAGCTCGCCAACCAGTCCCTGCACAAGGCGCCCAACTACGGCACCGGTTTCGCCCCGTACTTCATCCCGCTCTCCCTCTGGGTCGGCGCGATGGTCGCGTACATGCTGATCGCCCCGCTCAACAAGCGGGCGCTGGCCGCGGGCGCCTCGCCCTGGCGGATCGCCCTCGCGGGCTGGCTGCCGGTGGCCGGGCTCGGCATCCTGCAGGTGGGCGCGCTGATGTCCGTACTGCACTGGGGACTCGGCCTGGAGATGGCCCGGCCGGCCCTCACCATCGGTTTCCTCGCCGTCGTCACCGGCTGCTTCGCGGCGATGGTGCAGTGGCTGAACGCCAAGTTCGGGGCGGCCGGGCGGATCCTCGTCCTCGTCGTCCTGATGCTCCAGCTGACCTCGGCGGGCGGCACCTACCCCGTCCAGACCAGCCCCGGGTTCTTCAACTGGATCCACCCCTACCTGCCGATGTCCTACGTCGTCGAGGGCCTGCGCCGCCTCATCACCGGCGGCGACCTCACCCCGGTGTGGACGGGCCTCGGCGTCCTGGCCGCCTTCACCGCGGGCGCCCTCGCCCTCACCGCGCTCGCGGCCCGCGGCAAGCAGGTGTGGTCGATGTCCCGGCTGCACCCCGACCTGAGCCTTTAG
- a CDS encoding ATP-binding cassette domain-containing protein: MDSPHGAAVTAGNFGLKGPRGWVFRGVSLDAPAGSLIAVEGPSGSGRTCLLLALTGRMKPTEGTAEVARHQLPKKMAAVRRITALGPVPGVTDLDPALTVAEQLREGALLQRRYDGPVRALLRPRAQRTSGTEARIEAALAAVGLRLDTLPKGPRTSVRDLERLEALRLSVAIALLGGPRLLAVDDTDLKLSAAERAEAWTLLRHIADSGTTVLAVCSEAPADAVVLRTGPAARTQAPGAEAEPAPVAEPEPEPEARNTEAKNTEAEADTDTDSGTEAEDGTDTKGAADALAEARRA, from the coding sequence GTGGACAGCCCGCACGGAGCGGCCGTCACGGCCGGGAACTTCGGACTCAAGGGCCCGCGCGGCTGGGTCTTCCGAGGGGTGTCGCTCGACGCCCCGGCCGGATCGCTGATCGCCGTCGAGGGGCCCTCCGGCAGCGGCCGGACCTGCCTGCTCCTGGCGCTCACCGGCCGGATGAAGCCCACCGAGGGAACCGCCGAGGTCGCCCGCCACCAGCTGCCGAAGAAGATGGCCGCGGTCCGCCGCATCACCGCCCTCGGCCCGGTCCCCGGGGTCACCGACCTCGACCCCGCGCTCACCGTGGCCGAGCAGCTGCGCGAAGGCGCCCTGCTCCAGCGCCGCTACGACGGCCCGGTCCGCGCCCTGCTGCGCCCCCGCGCCCAGCGCACCTCGGGCACCGAGGCCCGGATCGAGGCCGCCCTGGCCGCGGTCGGGCTCCGCCTGGACACCCTGCCCAAGGGTCCGCGCACCTCCGTCCGCGACCTGGAACGGCTGGAGGCCCTGCGCCTCTCCGTGGCCATCGCCCTGCTCGGCGGCCCCCGGCTGCTCGCGGTCGACGACACCGACCTCAAGCTCTCCGCCGCCGAACGGGCCGAGGCCTGGACGCTGCTGCGGCACATCGCCGACTCCGGCACCACGGTCCTCGCGGTGTGCAGCGAGGCGCCCGCCGACGCGGTGGTCCTGCGCACGGGCCCCGCCGCCCGCACCCAGGCCCCCGGCGCGGAAGCGGAACCGGCGCCGGTGGCGGAACCGGAACCGGAACCGGAAGCCAGGAACACCGAAGCCAAGAACACCGAAGCCGAAGCCGACACCGACACCGACAGCGGCACCGAAGCCGAAGACGGCACCGACACGAAGGGAGCGGCGGATGCGCTCGCCGAAGCTCGCCGCGCTTGA
- a CDS encoding SAV_6107 family HEPN domain-containing protein → MATPSPSPVHPVPRKSAAPPAAVELLDKARRGLAEAALLPRANERYATAHLAALRAAAAVLAARGRPEPVHPRRRPRIRSAWEVLPQVAPELTEWSALFASGAARRARAEAGIADAASNRDADDLVRATAMFLRLVDRMLALQPTLPAPRPDRP, encoded by the coding sequence ATGGCCACACCGTCCCCGTCCCCTGTCCACCCCGTCCCGCGCAAGTCGGCTGCCCCTCCGGCCGCCGTCGAGCTGCTCGACAAGGCCCGGCGCGGGCTCGCGGAGGCGGCCCTGCTGCCGCGGGCCAATGAGCGGTACGCCACCGCCCACCTCGCCGCCCTGCGCGCCGCCGCGGCCGTGCTCGCCGCGCGCGGACGGCCCGAGCCCGTGCACCCGCGCCGTCGGCCCCGGATACGCAGCGCCTGGGAGGTGCTCCCCCAGGTCGCCCCGGAACTGACCGAGTGGAGCGCCCTCTTCGCCTCGGGCGCCGCCCGCCGGGCCCGGGCCGAGGCGGGCATAGCGGACGCGGCGAGCAACCGCGACGCGGACGACCTGGTGCGTGCCACGGCGATGTTCCTGCGCCTGGTGGACCGGATGCTGGCGCTCCAGCCGACCCTGCCCGCACCCCGGCCGGACCGTCCCTAG
- a CDS encoding class I SAM-dependent methyltransferase, with protein sequence MSDTSRPRASLRTAVVWEVLKDALERRVKATGRDVLDVLDTGGGTGKFAVPVARLGHRVTVVDPSPNALFGLERRVAEEGVADLVRGVQGDAQGLLDVVDREAYDVVLCHGVLEYVDDPAEGVANAVAALRPGGILSLLGAGLGGAVLARALAGHFTEARTALTDPAGRWGAGDPVPRRFTAEQLAELVGGAGLEVGSVHGVRIFADLVPGVLVDTEPGAVEALLRLEEAAAELPAFHAVATQLHVLGEKRV encoded by the coding sequence GTGTCGGACACTTCCCGCCCCCGCGCCTCCCTTCGCACCGCTGTGGTGTGGGAGGTCCTCAAGGACGCGCTGGAGCGCCGGGTCAAGGCGACCGGGCGGGACGTCCTCGACGTACTGGACACCGGCGGCGGCACCGGCAAGTTCGCCGTCCCGGTGGCCCGGCTCGGCCACCGCGTGACCGTCGTCGACCCCAGCCCGAACGCGCTGTTCGGGCTGGAGCGCCGGGTCGCCGAAGAGGGGGTCGCCGATCTGGTGCGCGGGGTCCAGGGCGACGCCCAGGGCCTGCTCGACGTCGTCGACCGCGAGGCCTATGACGTGGTGCTGTGCCACGGCGTGCTGGAGTACGTCGACGACCCGGCCGAGGGCGTGGCCAACGCGGTCGCCGCGCTGCGCCCCGGCGGCATCCTCAGCCTGCTCGGCGCCGGTCTGGGCGGAGCCGTCCTGGCCCGCGCGCTGGCCGGGCACTTCACCGAGGCCCGGACGGCCCTGACGGACCCCGCGGGCCGCTGGGGCGCCGGGGACCCGGTGCCGCGCCGGTTCACCGCCGAGCAGCTCGCCGAGCTGGTCGGTGGAGCGGGCCTCGAAGTCGGCTCCGTGCACGGGGTGCGGATCTTCGCCGATCTCGTGCCCGGAGTCCTGGTGGACACCGAGCCGGGGGCCGTCGAAGCACTGCTGCGCCTGGAGGAGGCGGCGGCCGAGCTGCCCGCCTTCCACGCGGTCGCCACGCAGCTGCACGTCCTGGGCGAGAAGCGGGTCTGA
- a CDS encoding DUF3040 domain-containing protein — protein sequence MPLSEHEQRMLEQMERALYAEDPKFATALEGSGLRTYTRRRVYQAVAGFLVGIALLMTGMVAQNLIWVSVVGFLVMLGCAVLAVTGWRKAPKPGEQSVTGRAGAAGHGQSRQRRTMMNRIEQRWQRRRDEQGQ from the coding sequence GTGCCGCTCTCGGAGCACGAGCAGCGAATGCTCGAGCAGATGGAGCGAGCGCTGTACGCCGAAGATCCCAAGTTCGCGACAGCGCTTGAGGGAAGCGGGCTGCGTACGTACACCCGGCGACGGGTCTACCAGGCGGTCGCAGGCTTTCTGGTGGGTATCGCGCTCCTCATGACCGGAATGGTCGCGCAGAACCTGATCTGGGTCAGTGTGGTGGGATTCCTCGTCATGCTGGGCTGTGCGGTTCTCGCGGTCACCGGATGGCGCAAAGCACCCAAACCTGGCGAGCAGTCCGTGACCGGCCGTGCCGGTGCCGCGGGCCACGGCCAGAGCCGGCAGCGCCGGACCATGATGAACCGGATCGAGCAGCGCTGGCAGCGCCGCCGCGACGAGCAGGGGCAGTAG
- a CDS encoding DUF4126 domain-containing protein, whose protein sequence is MSVLPLVFTSGWASGINAYAVVLLLGIFGATGLTDEVPASLQRTDVLVVAGILFLCEAVADKIPYVDSLWDTVHTVIRPVSGAVIGALLAGQSGSLSDITAGAVGGSTALASHFVKAGTRMAINTSPEPFTNIAMSTAEDLGVGGIVTFAMFNPQAAAVIAGVLLLIGLALLLYLWTRIRRFLRRRAQRREEKRLAQASATGPPG, encoded by the coding sequence GTGAGTGTCCTCCCCCTGGTCTTCACCAGCGGCTGGGCCAGCGGGATCAACGCGTACGCCGTGGTCCTGCTGCTCGGCATCTTCGGCGCGACCGGGCTCACCGACGAGGTGCCCGCTTCGCTCCAGCGCACCGACGTCCTCGTGGTCGCGGGCATCCTGTTCCTCTGCGAGGCCGTCGCCGACAAGATCCCGTACGTGGACTCGCTCTGGGACACCGTGCACACCGTCATCCGGCCCGTCTCCGGGGCCGTCATCGGGGCACTGCTGGCCGGGCAGAGCGGTTCGCTGTCCGACATCACCGCCGGGGCCGTCGGCGGTTCCACCGCGCTGGCCAGCCATTTCGTCAAGGCCGGCACCCGGATGGCGATCAACACCTCCCCCGAGCCCTTCACGAACATCGCGATGAGCACGGCCGAGGACCTCGGGGTCGGCGGGATCGTCACCTTCGCCATGTTCAATCCGCAGGCCGCCGCCGTCATCGCGGGGGTGCTGCTGCTGATCGGGCTGGCCCTGCTGCTCTACCTGTGGACCCGGATCCGCCGCTTCCTGCGCCGCCGCGCCCAGCGCCGCGAGGAGAAGCGCCTGGCCCAGGCCTCGGCGACGGGGCCGCCGGGGTGA